From one Triticum urartu cultivar G1812 chromosome 3, Tu2.1, whole genome shotgun sequence genomic stretch:
- the LOC125544760 gene encoding protein SODIUM POTASSIUM ROOT DEFECTIVE 2-like — protein sequence MGRKLGLERVLDCFSLSVCANACVCVHAVEDEDEENEGKALVSAQLDELHKLKDFGGGAKTLAFHLEPKTVELRVSMHCYGCARKVQKHISKMEGVSSFEVDLENKKVVVTGDVTPYEVLQSVSKVMKFAELLVAPKSPAPSR from the exons ATGGGGAGGAAGCTAGGGCTGGAGAGGGTGCTGGACTGCTTCTCGCTCTCGGTGTGCGCCAACGCCTGCGTCTGCGTGCACGCGGtggaggacgaggacgaggagaACGAGGGGAAGGCCCTGGTGAGCGCGCAGCTGGACGAGCTGCACAAGCTCAAGGACTTCGGCGGTGGGGCTAAGACTCTTGCCTTCCATCTGGAGCCAAAG ACAGTGGAGCTGAGGGTGTCCATGCACTGCTACGGATGCGCCAGGAAAGTTCAGAAGCACATCTCCAAGATGGAAG GTGTGTCGTCGTTTGAGGTGGATTTGGAGAACAAGAAGGTGGTGGTGACGGGGGACGTGACGCCCTATGAGGTGCTGCAGAGCGTCTCCAAGGTGATGAAGTTTGCGGAGCTGTTGGTGGCCCCCAAGTCCCCGGCTCCGAGTAGATAG